In Ipomoea triloba cultivar NCNSP0323 chromosome 15, ASM357664v1, one genomic interval encodes:
- the LOC116007242 gene encoding transcription repressor OFP2-like has protein sequence MGNHRFRLSDMIPNAWFHKLKKGMGKAKKSGRNHNINNNINCIKKHHQNQQPPTSSSSSYSSTKTTHRKSYYFSRHLSCPPPPPPHISPDPPRKSANKRPKKRRSSGRTTAVSAACSCRPSMESSVWTKPDSTPEDYPEYSPLDSTTSFSSDQDSLVPRRAPDQDSLSLSPDHELHDFDSVSKIDLPPIITKPGKKFDESLNNLRIKPQPNPSCKTAKEQRACPVRRFSGNSPGGGVKLRTNSPRIIGGNRRILQGRRSTSIAAAKSFAVVKSSKDPQRDFRESMVEMIVENNIRASKDLENLLACYLSLNSNEYHDLIIKVFKQIWFDITDVRLN, from the coding sequence atggggaATCATAGGTTTAGATTATCAGACATGATACCAAATGCTTGGTTTCACAAGCTGAAGAAGGGCATGGGCAAGGCCAAAAAAAGTGGAAGAAATCacaacatcaacaacaacatcaaTTGTATCAAAAAACATCATCAAAACCAGCAGCCCCCcacatcatcctcatcatcctATTCATCAACCAAAACAACCCACAGAAAATCGTACTATTTCTCCAGACACTTAAGTTGTCCCCCGCCGCCGCCACCGCACATTTCGCCGGACCCCCCACGAAAATCCGCCAATAAACGCCCCAAGAAGCGGCGGAGCAGCGGCAGAACCACCGCCGTCTCCGCCGCTTGTAGCTGCCGCCCCTCCATGGAATCATCCGTCTGGACTAAGCCCGATTCCACCCCTGAAGACTACCCAGAATATTCCCCCCTCGACAGCACCACCTCCTTCTCCTCCGACCAAGATTCCCTCGTCCCCCGCCGCGCCCCCGACCAAGATTCCCTCTCCCTGTCGCCCGATCACGAACTTCACGACTTCGATTCCGTTTCAAAAATCGACCTCCCTCCCATCATAACAAAACCCGGCAAAAAATTCGACGAATCCCTCAACAATCTAAGGATAAAACCCCAACCAAATCCATCATGCAAGACAGCGAAAGAACAGAGGGCGTGCCCTGTTCGAAGATTCTCCGGGAACTCGCCGGGGGGCGGCGTGAAACTGAGAACAAATTCCCCGAGAATCATCGGCGGCAACCGGAGAATCCTGCAGGGGAGAAGAAGCACGAGCATTGCTGCGGCCAAAAGCTTCGCGGTGGTGAAGTCATCTAAGGATCCACAGAGAGATTTCAGGGAATCAATGGTGGAGATGATAGTGGAGAACAACATCAGAGCATCCAAAGACTTGGAAAATCTTCTTGCTTGCTATCTGTCTCTCAACTCTAATGAGTACCATGATTTGATCATCAAGGTGTTCAAACAAATCTGGTTTGATATCACCGATGTTAGgttaaattaa